The following are encoded together in the Thermococcus sibiricus MM 739 genome:
- the amrS gene encoding AmmeMemoRadiSam system radical SAM enzyme: MREAMYWEPLEGNRVRCHLCPLNCIISEGQRGSCKIRKNINGKLYALNYGKISSMAADPIEKKPLYHFHPGSCAFSIGTVGCNMHCIHCQNWEISQSNETFPYLENATSEAIVRLAKHYACESIAYTYNEPTIWYEFVLETSKLAKEAGLKNILVTNGYINEEPFRALAPYIDAMNIDIKAFRDEFYRKISKVPGVEPSKRTAIIAKKEFGIHVELTYLIIPTLNDSEEEISAFVRWVGKELGDDTPVHFSRFFPHYQLLSLPPTPVETIEKAYRIAKEEGLKFVYVGNVPGHNGEYTYCPKCGKPLIVRWGFTIEEYHIKNGKCEYCGEPIPIIGEYKKKHYRGLWW; the protein is encoded by the coding sequence ATGAGAGAAGCAATGTATTGGGAGCCCCTTGAGGGGAATAGGGTGAGATGCCATTTGTGCCCTTTGAATTGCATTATTAGTGAAGGGCAAAGGGGATCATGTAAGATTAGAAAAAATATTAATGGGAAGCTGTATGCACTCAATTATGGGAAAATTTCTTCCATGGCTGCCGATCCAATAGAGAAAAAACCTCTTTATCATTTTCACCCCGGTTCATGTGCTTTTTCAATTGGCACGGTTGGTTGCAACATGCACTGTATTCACTGCCAGAACTGGGAGATAAGTCAGAGCAATGAGACTTTCCCCTACTTAGAGAATGCAACCTCTGAGGCCATAGTGAGATTGGCCAAACACTATGCGTGTGAGAGCATAGCCTACACTTACAACGAGCCCACGATATGGTATGAATTTGTTCTCGAGACTTCAAAACTTGCCAAAGAGGCCGGCCTTAAAAACATACTTGTAACAAACGGCTACATAAACGAAGAACCTTTTAGGGCCTTGGCCCCTTACATTGATGCCATGAACATCGATATAAAAGCATTCAGGGATGAGTTCTACAGGAAAATTTCAAAGGTTCCGGGGGTTGAGCCGAGCAAAAGAACGGCCATCATAGCCAAGAAAGAGTTTGGAATCCACGTAGAGTTGACTTACTTGATCATTCCAACTCTCAACGATAGTGAAGAAGAGATAAGTGCCTTTGTGAGATGGGTAGGGAAGGAGCTTGGTGATGATACACCAGTACACTTCTCCCGCTTCTTCCCGCACTATCAGCTTCTCTCTTTGCCACCAACACCAGTCGAAACCATTGAAAAAGCCTACCGCATAGCAAAGGAGGAAGGTCTAAAATTTGTTTACGTTGGCAACGTTCCCGGCCATAATGGAGAGTACACATACTGCCCAAAATGTGGAAAACCTTTAATAGTCCGGTGGGGGTTTACCATAGAGGAGTATCACATAAAGAATGGAAAATGCGAATACTGCGGTGAACCAATACCGATAATTGGGGAATATAAGAAAAAACATTACAGAGGGCTGTGGTGGTAA